The following proteins come from a genomic window of Pirellula staleyi DSM 6068:
- the argH gene encoding argininosuccinate lyase: MASPSRSGVFSKATDRRVELFTESVSFDRRLYAHDILGSCAHATMLAKVGILTSDECEQICTTLKAIGSEIESGNFPIRTELEDIHMHIEQALIDRLGDVGRKLHTGRSRNDQVSTDLRLWVRDALDRVDGLLANLQRAFVGRCDADFDVILPGYTHLQRAQPVLAPHYWLAYAEKFARDRARVADCRKRTNICSLGVAALAGTTLPIDRFETARLLGFDEVAANSLDVSSDRDFVLESAFVLSMISAHLSTWAEEWILWSTAEFNFLKLPHDFCTGSSIMPQKINPDVLELTRGKTGRVIGNLQTLLVLIKGLPLAYNRDLQEDKPAIFDSFDTVEICLELAAPLVAGATLLRDSINERLDRGHLDATTLMEECIRRGIPQRTAHHLVGTLVKMAMAEGKRLSDLPASEYEKLDSRLDASVLKVLGVKAAIDAFRSYGSTAPVEVRRQIDRWKTRLEAEGNASQDSSELAAAASS; encoded by the coding sequence TTGGCCAGTCCTTCCCGTAGTGGAGTATTTTCCAAGGCGACGGATCGCCGCGTTGAGCTCTTTACCGAAAGCGTCAGCTTCGATCGACGGCTCTACGCTCATGACATCCTGGGAAGCTGTGCCCACGCCACCATGCTCGCCAAAGTGGGCATTCTCACCAGCGACGAGTGCGAGCAAATCTGCACCACGCTGAAGGCGATTGGCAGCGAGATTGAGTCGGGCAATTTTCCGATCCGAACCGAACTCGAAGACATTCACATGCACATCGAGCAGGCGCTCATCGATCGCCTGGGAGATGTCGGCCGCAAGCTGCACACCGGCCGCAGCCGCAATGATCAGGTGTCGACCGATTTGCGTTTGTGGGTTCGCGATGCGCTCGATCGGGTCGATGGCTTGCTGGCCAACCTACAGCGGGCTTTTGTCGGTCGCTGCGATGCCGATTTCGATGTCATTTTGCCGGGCTACACGCATTTGCAGCGGGCTCAGCCTGTGCTCGCGCCGCATTACTGGCTGGCGTATGCCGAGAAGTTTGCTCGCGATCGCGCACGGGTTGCCGATTGCCGAAAACGTACGAATATCTGCAGCCTGGGTGTCGCCGCACTGGCTGGAACCACCCTGCCGATTGACCGTTTCGAGACCGCTCGTTTGCTCGGTTTCGACGAAGTGGCGGCGAATAGTCTCGACGTCTCCAGCGATCGCGATTTCGTGCTCGAGAGTGCGTTTGTCCTGTCGATGATCTCGGCCCACCTCAGCACCTGGGCCGAAGAGTGGATTTTGTGGTCGACGGCGGAGTTCAACTTCCTCAAGCTGCCACACGACTTCTGCACCGGCTCGTCGATCATGCCGCAGAAGATCAACCCCGACGTGCTCGAACTGACGCGCGGGAAAACGGGTCGCGTGATTGGCAATCTGCAAACGCTGCTGGTGCTGATCAAAGGTTTGCCGCTGGCCTACAACCGCGATCTGCAGGAAGACAAGCCTGCGATTTTCGATTCGTTCGACACGGTCGAAATCTGCCTGGAACTGGCTGCCCCGCTTGTGGCTGGCGCAACGCTGCTGCGCGATTCGATCAACGAGCGGCTCGATCGAGGGCACCTCGATGCCACCACACTGATGGAAGAGTGCATCCGCCGGGGTATTCCGCAGCGGACCGCTCATCACTTGGTGGGGACGCTGGTGAAAATGGCGATGGCCGAGGGAAAACGACTCTCGGATTTGCCGGCTAGTGAGTATGAAAAACTCGACTCGCGCCTCGATGCCAGCGTGCTCAAGGTGCTGGGAGTGAAGGCTGCCATCGATGCATTTAGGAGCTATGGTTCCACTGCTCCAGTTGAGGTGCGCCGCCAGATCGATCGTTGGAAAACTCGGCTGGAGGCCGAGGGTAACGCTTCGCAGGATTCTTCCGAGCTTGCGGCCGCCGCTTCAAGCTAG